A single window of Arcobacter venerupis DNA harbors:
- a CDS encoding mechanosensitive ion channel family protein yields the protein MFQKILLKIFFILIIPILLFSDNIPTTPIKLLIKEVTPTTVAVEPTPVEESINAPIAQKIEDQIAAQTQLINDVIDNINNESYLTSLPDKTYYENEILFLNNRINANNIQNNSIAIKRDELRVAYLKEKSAYETTLKDIIIGKQEFRNKKYFEDTLLDNIRLIQNFKLDDYTLIYESESKNSTNKVSSDFVNNYIDLYNQKHTQLFVLQYLYTNMQKIRTSNFFIDEFNLKYMINKIDNIRGISFLSSLTSYHLNFSIGEAVVVLFIILFFRLINKYVIALIANFISRIFIKEETADEESVIFYLKDAINSPLIYSLYLLSIQLSLFILIKDQTLLNHIIPWINTMYMALLTWAIYSILNNSITIYAQNLLEKYQNVRKEMIVFILKIIKVLLILVVILFLFTQLGIDVKAIAASLGVGGIAIALAAKDTLANFFASLNIMTDNSFSQGDWIKTKDFEGTVVDIRMRTTRIRTFDNAMITVPNSQIANAHILNWSKRVIGRRIKMSIGVSYENKMKDIINLKNDIFDMLLSHPKIATNHNINISQTKAFEAIKREDLYGIKNTLLVFIDEFDASSINILVYCFSKSPVWEEWLDTKQDVMIGIAKLVEKNNCEFAYPTQTIFMKQDGKIEENI from the coding sequence ATGTTCCAAAAAATTTTATTAAAAATATTTTTTATTTTAATAATCCCAATTCTTTTATTTTCAGATAATATTCCCACAACTCCAATAAAATTATTAATAAAAGAAGTAACACCAACTACTGTAGCAGTTGAACCAACACCAGTTGAGGAGAGCATAAATGCTCCTATTGCTCAAAAAATAGAAGACCAAATAGCTGCACAAACTCAACTAATAAATGATGTAATTGATAATATAAATAATGAATCTTATTTAACAAGTCTTCCTGATAAAACTTATTATGAAAATGAGATTCTTTTTTTAAACAATAGAATAAATGCTAATAATATTCAAAACAATTCAATAGCAATAAAAAGAGATGAACTAAGAGTTGCTTACTTAAAAGAGAAATCAGCTTATGAGACTACGTTAAAAGATATTATTATCGGAAAACAAGAGTTTAGAAATAAGAAATATTTTGAAGATACCCTACTCGATAATATTAGATTAATTCAAAATTTTAAACTTGATGATTATACTTTAATCTATGAAAGTGAGTCAAAAAATAGTACTAATAAAGTTTCAAGTGATTTTGTAAATAATTATATTGATCTTTATAACCAAAAACATACACAACTATTTGTTTTACAATACTTATACACAAATATGCAAAAAATAAGAACTTCAAACTTTTTTATTGATGAATTTAATCTAAAATATATGATAAATAAAATTGATAATATTAGAGGAATCTCTTTCTTATCTTCACTAACTTCATATCATTTAAATTTTTCAATTGGGGAAGCAGTTGTTGTTTTATTTATCATTTTATTTTTTAGATTAATCAATAAATATGTAATTGCATTAATCGCAAATTTCATTTCAAGAATATTTATAAAAGAAGAAACAGCAGATGAAGAAAGTGTAATCTTTTATTTAAAAGATGCTATTAATTCACCTTTAATTTATAGCTTATATCTTCTTTCTATTCAACTTTCTCTTTTTATTTTAATAAAAGACCAAACATTACTAAATCATATTATTCCTTGGATAAATACAATGTATATGGCTTTATTAACTTGGGCAATATATTCTATATTAAATAATAGTATTACAATCTATGCACAGAATTTATTAGAAAAATATCAAAATGTTAGAAAAGAAATGATTGTTTTTATACTAAAAATAATCAAAGTTTTACTTATATTAGTGGTAATTTTATTCTTATTCACGCAACTTGGAATTGATGTAAAAGCAATCGCAGCATCACTTGGAGTTGGGGGTATTGCTATTGCACTTGCTGCTAAAGATACATTAGCTAACTTCTTTGCTTCATTAAATATCATGACTGATAACTCATTCTCTCAAGGTGATTGGATTAAAACAAAAGATTTCGAGGGAACTGTTGTTGATATTAGAATGAGAACTACAAGAATTAGAACTTTTGACAATGCAATGATTACTGTACCAAACTCTCAAATAGCAAATGCACATATTTTAAATTGGTCAAAAAGGGTAATTGGAAGACGAATAAAAATGTCAATTGGTGTTAGTTATGAAAATAAAATGAAAGATATTATAAATCTTAAAAATGATATTTTTGATATGTTACTATCTCATCCAAAAATTGCTACTAATCACAATATAAATATTTCACAAACAAAAGCTTTTGAAGCAATAAAAAGAGAAGATTTATATGGTATTAAAAACACTCTTTTAGTTTTTATTGATGAATTTGATGCCTCATCTATAAATATCTTAGTTTATTGTTTTTCAAAAAGTCCTGTATGGGAAGAATGGCTTGATACGAAACAAGATGTTATGATAGGAATTGCAAAACTTGTTGAAAAAAACAATTGTGAATTTGCATATCCAACACAAACTATATTTATGAAACAAGATGGGAAAATAGAAGAAAATATTTAA
- a CDS encoding XRE family transcriptional regulator — protein MEKENFKKLLKKADFNKRTFSEYLGLKYQSVNSWGNNGRNVPYWVESWLNLYIDNKKCKQIKEILKDSGICK, from the coding sequence ATGGAAAAAGAAAATTTCAAAAAATTATTAAAAAAAGCCGATTTTAATAAACGAACATTTTCAGAATATTTAGGATTAAAATATCAAAGTGTAAACTCATGGGGAAATAATGGACGAAATGTTCCATATTGGGTTGAATCTTGGCTAAATTTATATATTGATAATAAAAAATGCAAACAAATAAAAGAGATTTTAAAAGATAGTGGTATTTGTAAATAA
- a CDS encoding glutamate-5-semialdehyde dehydrogenase — protein MQAFLEEAKRSSRTIANLSTAVKNKVLNEMADALMNHCDFIISHNEKDMIDARVNNLSEALQDRLLLTGERVKEMSDAIRQIASQTEPVGRILDGWVTKDGLNIQKVSIPIGVIGIIYESRPNVTSDTAALCFKSGNVCVLKGGKEAEHSNKAIAVVLKEVLAKNKLPEQAISLLPDSSREGVAKLIKQNKYVDLIVPRGGEALIKYVSENSSVPVIKHDKGICHIYVDKDAAPAKIIDIAINAKCQRPSACNSMETLLIHEDIAPYILSGLEDAFAEQGTILKGCSETLKYIRVIPATLEDYDTEYLANILNIKLVKNVDEAIVHIQRHGSGHSEAILSENYSTVNKFLNEVDAACVYANASTRFTDGGAFGLGAEVGISTNKLHARGPMGISDLTTFKYKIYGSGQVR, from the coding sequence ATGCAAGCATTTTTAGAAGAGGCTAAAAGATCTAGCCGAACTATTGCGAACCTAAGTACTGCTGTTAAAAATAAAGTTTTAAATGAAATGGCTGATGCTTTAATGAATCACTGTGATTTTATCATTTCACACAATGAAAAAGATATGATAGATGCAAGAGTAAATAATTTAAGTGAAGCTTTACAAGACCGATTACTTTTAACAGGAGAGAGAGTAAAAGAGATGTCAGATGCAATTAGACAAATTGCATCACAAACTGAACCAGTAGGAAGAATCTTAGATGGTTGGGTTACAAAAGATGGCTTAAACATCCAAAAAGTATCTATTCCAATTGGTGTAATTGGAATTATTTATGAAAGCCGTCCAAATGTTACAAGTGATACAGCAGCACTTTGTTTTAAAAGTGGAAATGTATGTGTTTTAAAAGGTGGAAAAGAAGCTGAACATTCAAATAAAGCAATTGCTGTTGTTTTAAAAGAAGTATTAGCAAAAAACAAACTTCCAGAGCAAGCAATATCTTTACTTCCAGATTCTAGTAGAGAAGGTGTAGCCAAACTTATAAAACAAAACAAATACGTAGATTTAATTGTTCCTCGTGGTGGAGAAGCTTTAATTAAATATGTAAGTGAAAACTCATCAGTTCCAGTTATAAAACATGATAAAGGTATTTGTCATATTTATGTGGATAAAGATGCAGCACCAGCGAAAATAATTGATATTGCAATAAATGCAAAATGTCAAAGACCAAGTGCTTGTAATTCAATGGAAACACTTTTAATACATGAAGATATTGCACCATATATTTTATCTGGACTTGAAGATGCATTTGCAGAACAAGGCACTATTTTAAAAGGTTGTAGTGAAACACTAAAATATATTAGAGTAATTCCAGCAACACTTGAAGATTATGATACAGAATATTTAGCTAATATTTTAAATATTAAACTTGTAAAAAATGTTGATGAAGCAATTGTTCATATTCAAAGACATGGTTCAGGACACTCAGAAGCAATTTTAAGTGAAAATTATTCAACTGTAAATAAATTTTTAAATGAAGTTGATGCAGCTTGTGTTTATGCAAATGCAAGTACAAGATTCACTGATGGTGGAGCTTTTGGATTAGGGGCTGAAGTTGGTATTTCAACAAACAAACTTCATGCAAGAGGACCAATGGGAATAAGTGACTTAACAACATTTAAATACAAAATTTATGGTTCTGGTCAAGTTAGATAA
- a CDS encoding glycosyl hydrolase, protein MKKVSLTLASLFVVVLFWYILGAVLVLKDNSSTFSKLQCVSYAPFGKDDSPFMMDKGLVISEELIKNDLQLLSKYTNCIRTYSTVGLEMVPKIAREHNLKMLMGAWVNGDEKSTQKELDTLIKLASENKDIVNAVIVGNEALLRGDLSDKQLYKYIKQVKTALPDTQVTYADVWEYWLKYPNIREVTDFVTIHILPYWEDDPMNISDSIKHLANVREEVEAILKDKNILIGETGWPSEGRMREDALPSKTNQAIFVREFVKLAQEKNWNYNIIEAFDQPWKRQSEGAVGGYWGFFDKDRVDKHVFTGDVSDFPNYKYLGFGSLLLVLVFSFLLKNSTISTKKVVLFSVVNTLFAILYMLQMEQFDITVRSSGEVVWATLVLITHIFIYYFALSSIAKNTKPEIIAIREIIKDKHINTNTLPMMLFYSSFIFVLISTIILAFEGRYRNFEVYIFAISAISFVLLYGGKFVNMQFKEFEKLSFLILLITTAITFYNEGSLNIFSNIWVMIALVFTFILFRGSKDTSFSSLKNVIKYIVVFFAIAASFRYGFVSDKDIIAQCNLNDDTLLCGFKNEIGYLGYIGVFGIIAIFSAIIALVTRNKQFILAALFISIFAIMMFNTIVGSIAFILTTMILCKEKNLKVLNS, encoded by the coding sequence ATGAAAAAAGTATCATTAACACTAGCAAGTTTATTTGTTGTTGTACTATTTTGGTATATTTTAGGGGCTGTTTTAGTTTTAAAAGATAATTCAAGTACTTTTTCAAAACTTCAATGTGTATCTTATGCTCCATTTGGAAAAGATGATTCACCTTTTATGATGGATAAAGGTTTAGTAATTTCAGAAGAGCTTATTAAAAATGACTTGCAATTACTTTCTAAATACACAAATTGTATTAGAACTTATTCAACAGTAGGTTTAGAAATGGTTCCTAAAATTGCTAGGGAACATAATCTAAAAATGCTTATGGGTGCATGGGTAAATGGAGATGAAAAATCAACACAAAAAGAGCTAGATACTTTAATTAAACTAGCAAGTGAGAATAAAGATATAGTAAATGCGGTTATTGTTGGAAATGAAGCCTTATTAAGAGGTGATTTATCTGATAAACAACTTTATAAATATATCAAACAAGTAAAGACAGCACTTCCTGATACTCAAGTTACTTATGCAGATGTTTGGGAATATTGGCTTAAATATCCAAATATTAGAGAAGTTACAGATTTTGTAACGATTCATATTCTTCCTTATTGGGAAGATGATCCAATGAATATTAGTGATTCAATTAAACATTTAGCAAATGTAAGAGAAGAAGTTGAAGCAATATTAAAAGATAAAAATATCTTAATTGGAGAGACAGGTTGGCCATCTGAGGGAAGAATGAGGGAAGATGCACTTCCAAGTAAAACTAATCAAGCCATCTTTGTGAGAGAATTTGTAAAATTAGCACAAGAAAAAAACTGGAATTACAACATTATTGAAGCTTTTGACCAACCATGGAAAAGACAAAGTGAAGGTGCTGTTGGAGGATATTGGGGATTTTTTGACAAAGACAGAGTTGATAAACATGTATTTACAGGAGATGTTTCAGATTTTCCAAATTATAAATATTTAGGATTTGGTTCACTATTACTTGTTTTAGTTTTTTCATTTTTATTAAAAAATTCAACTATTTCAACAAAAAAAGTAGTTCTATTTAGTGTTGTAAATACACTTTTTGCAATTTTATATATGTTACAAATGGAACAGTTTGATATAACAGTTAGGTCAAGTGGAGAAGTTGTTTGGGCAACTTTGGTTTTAATAACACATATTTTCATCTACTATTTTGCACTTTCAAGTATTGCTAAAAATACAAAACCTGAAATTATTGCTATTAGAGAAATTATCAAAGATAAACATATAAATACAAATACTTTGCCAATGATGTTATTTTATTCATCATTTATTTTTGTATTAATTTCAACAATAATCCTTGCATTTGAAGGAAGATATAGAAATTTTGAAGTTTATATATTTGCTATTTCTGCTATTTCATTTGTTTTACTTTATGGTGGGAAATTTGTAAATATGCAGTTTAAAGAGTTTGAAAAATTATCATTTTTAATTCTTTTAATAACAACAGCAATCACATTTTATAATGAAGGTTCTTTAAATATTTTCTCAAATATTTGGGTTATGATAGCTTTAGTTTTCACTTTTATACTATTTAGAGGAAGCAAAGATACTTCATTTAGTAGTTTAAAAAATGTAATTAAGTATATTGTAGTATTTTTTGCAATTGCAGCTTCATTTAGATATGGATTTGTTTCAGATAAAGATATTATCGCTCAATGTAATTTAAATGATGACACATTGCTTTGTGGCTTTAAAAATGAAATTGGATACTTAGGATATATTGGAGTGTTTGGAATTATTGCTATTTTTAGTGCAATTATTGCTTTAGTTACTAGAAACAAACAATTTATACTTGCTGCTTTATTTATATCTATTTTTGCTATTATGATGTTTAATACAATTGTAGGATCAATAGCATTTATTTTAACTACTATGATTTTGTGTAAAGAAAAAAACCTAAAAGTTTTAAACTCTTAG
- the ccoG gene encoding cytochrome c oxidase accessory protein CcoG — protein sequence MTYSKKRYFVYFALTLFIMLVPFITINDNHLLLLSFDKLQFHFLGLVYSVSELYVMPFLLMFLFIGIFALTSMFGRIWCGWSCPQTMFRVIYRDLIESTILDLRRIKNKQKDIDYSKGSNQIKKYIAVLLWFVITLIISSNFMLYFIPPEDFFVYLQNPLDHSFMIIFILTVALFLVYDIVFMKENFCVYICPYSRIQSVLYDDDTKQVNYDYNRGGKVYENNVKSIFKVKEWSKNEECTTCEACVKVCPTHIDIRKGLQVECINCLECSDACASVMGKLNKESLIHWGSTNKILNKKNVSIFTKKNTTYFVSLFLCIFLAFYFSLEKENFLVNVNKTTELYSVKENGTISNNYILTIHNTQDKDYTFDIRLLDDKDFKIKRFESVKLKAGEKTKKILLLETTDDFKKLEKKPSKVSIEIFTQENEKIKILRQIAFFYPKN from the coding sequence ATGACTTATTCTAAAAAAAGATATTTTGTCTACTTTGCATTAACACTATTTATAATGTTAGTGCCTTTTATAACAATAAATGACAATCATTTATTATTATTGTCTTTTGATAAATTACAATTCCATTTTTTAGGTCTTGTATATAGTGTTAGTGAACTTTATGTTATGCCATTTTTACTTATGTTTTTATTCATAGGAATTTTTGCCCTAACTTCAATGTTCGGAAGAATCTGGTGTGGATGGAGCTGTCCACAAACTATGTTTAGAGTAATTTATAGAGATTTAATCGAAAGTACAATTCTTGATTTAAGAAGAATTAAAAATAAACAAAAAGATATTGATTATAGTAAAGGTTCAAATCAAATAAAAAAATATATTGCAGTTTTATTATGGTTTGTGATTACTTTAATAATTTCTTCAAATTTCATGCTTTATTTTATTCCACCTGAAGACTTTTTTGTTTATTTACAAAATCCATTAGATCACAGTTTTATGATTATATTTATTTTAACAGTTGCCCTATTTTTAGTATATGATATAGTTTTTATGAAAGAAAATTTCTGTGTTTATATCTGTCCATATTCTAGAATTCAATCTGTTTTATATGATGATGACACAAAACAAGTAAATTATGATTACAACCGAGGTGGAAAAGTTTATGAGAATAATGTTAAATCAATCTTTAAAGTAAAAGAGTGGAGTAAAAATGAAGAGTGTACAACTTGTGAAGCTTGCGTAAAAGTTTGTCCTACTCATATTGATATTAGAAAAGGTTTACAAGTTGAGTGTATAAATTGCCTTGAGTGTAGTGATGCATGTGCTAGTGTTATGGGAAAATTAAATAAAGAGTCACTAATTCATTGGGGAAGTACAAACAAAATTTTAAACAAAAAGAATGTGTCTATTTTTACTAAAAAGAATACAACATATTTTGTATCTCTATTTTTATGTATATTCTTAGCATTTTATTTCTCACTAGAAAAAGAGAATTTTTTAGTAAATGTTAATAAAACAACAGAACTTTATAGCGTTAAAGAAAATGGTACTATTTCAAACAACTATATTTTAACTATTCATAATACTCAAGATAAAGATTATACTTTTGATATTAGATTACTTGATGACAAAGATTTCAAAATAAAAAGATTTGAAAGTGTTAAACTAAAAGCTGGTGAAAAAACTAAAAAAATTCTACTTTTAGAAACTACAGATGATTTCAAAAAATTAGAGAAAAAACCATCAAAAGTTTCGATAGAAATATTTACACAAGAAAATGAGAAAATAAAAATCTTAAGACAAATAGCTTTCTTTTATCCAAAAAACTAA
- a CDS encoding sensor histidine kinase, with translation MSEINLILFYGITFGILIMTIIYTFIRYVYSKEIFYISYCFMQVFSLVYIVSYSKLFNIAVLVQELSLVFASLSAMIFAINFYEGKFLPKITNYKELIINTLLLNVVILTAVYHYLLFEYIPYTIIYAILFISIIFNLKDGFKPTLIYVIGWSVLCIVLFVFDFKDFYIQSGYFDIVLVVFTLEAILFTTSIAAKYNELKNENKSFEKMILQQSKFVKSGEMIANITHQFRQPLNNISYILMNLKKRFNTQKLDEEYFDKKVLQANEQLQFLSKTIDDFKDFYTQDKEKKLFSVKDAVQNATTILSADLKTNNITLESKFEVYEEIKIFGVKSELSQVLIAIISNSIDILKNIENPKIKINISANQAEVIISLEDNGGGIKSKNLKKIFEPYFTTKEEGTGIGLYLCKMIIEESFAGKIFVENKKEGVLFSLFIEKAL, from the coding sequence ATGTCTGAAATAAATCTCATTCTTTTTTATGGTATAACTTTTGGTATATTAATAATGACAATAATATATACATTTATTAGATATGTATATTCAAAAGAGATATTTTATATAAGTTACTGTTTTATGCAAGTTTTTTCTTTAGTTTATATTGTCTCTTATAGTAAATTATTTAATATTGCAGTTTTGGTTCAAGAGTTATCTTTAGTATTTGCAAGTCTTAGTGCTATGATTTTTGCTATAAATTTTTATGAAGGAAAGTTTTTACCAAAAATCACAAACTATAAAGAGTTAATAATTAACACTTTACTTTTAAATGTTGTGATTTTAACAGCTGTTTATCACTATCTTTTATTTGAATATATTCCTTATACTATTATTTATGCAATTTTATTTATTTCGATTATTTTTAACTTAAAAGATGGATTTAAACCAACACTCATTTATGTAATTGGTTGGTCTGTTTTATGTATTGTTTTATTTGTTTTTGATTTTAAGGATTTTTATATTCAAAGTGGATATTTTGATATTGTTCTTGTTGTTTTTACACTAGAAGCAATACTTTTTACAACTTCAATAGCTGCAAAATATAATGAATTAAAAAATGAAAATAAAAGTTTTGAAAAGATGATTTTACAGCAATCAAAATTTGTAAAATCAGGGGAAATGATTGCTAATATAACCCATCAATTTAGACAACCTTTAAATAATATCTCATATATATTAATGAATCTGAAAAAAAGGTTTAATACTCAAAAATTAGACGAAGAGTATTTTGATAAAAAAGTTTTACAAGCGAATGAACAGTTGCAATTTTTATCAAAAACAATAGATGATTTTAAAGATTTTTATACGCAAGATAAAGAAAAAAAGCTTTTTAGTGTTAAAGATGCAGTTCAAAATGCTACAACAATATTAAGTGCAGATTTAAAAACTAATAATATAACTTTAGAATCAAAGTTTGAAGTTTATGAAGAGATTAAAATATTTGGAGTAAAAAGTGAACTTTCACAAGTTTTAATTGCAATTATTTCAAACTCTATTGATATTTTGAAAAACATAGAAAATCCTAAAATAAAAATTAATATATCAGCAAATCAAGCTGAGGTAATAATCTCTTTAGAAGATAATGGTGGCGGAATAAAAAGTAAAAACTTAAAGAAGATATTCGAACCATATTTTACAACTAAAGAAGAAGGAACTGGAATTGGCTTATATCTTTGTAAAATGATTATTGAAGAGAGTTTTGCAGGAAAAATTTTTGTTGAAAACAAAAAAGAGGGTGTTTTATTTTCCCTCTTTATTGAAAAAGCTCTTTAG